The following proteins are co-located in the Gigantopelta aegis isolate Gae_Host chromosome 5, Gae_host_genome, whole genome shotgun sequence genome:
- the LOC121373240 gene encoding zinc finger protein 155-like: MAETGNNTLTENPIVLIKTEDIERLENPTVLIKTEGIERLEKPTVLIKTEHTDGSEDKASQTPILDKLFHCCECGLDVSTKRELMTHFRQHPGLRTCRCNVCQKEYNTCAKLHLHINSHLGRKDYTCDICGKNFARKSGLRRHFAKAHASNKPHTFVVGGTSNPAELEKHLIVSATDPEVEIYEQYEISLDSIIQ; the protein is encoded by the exons ATGGCAGAAACAGGCAACAACACATTGACAGAAAACCCAATAGTTCTGATTAAAACTGAAGACATTGAGAGACTGGAAAACCCTACTGTTCTGATCAAAACAGAAGGCATTGAGAGACTGGAAAAACCGACTGTTCTGATTAAAACGGAACACACCGACGGCTCGGAAGACAAAGCGTCACAGACCCCGATTCTTGACAAACTGTTCCACTGTTGTGAGTGTGGACTCGACGTGAGCACAAAGAGAGAGCTGATGACACATTTCCGGCAGCACCCAGGGCTGCGTACGTGCCGGTGTAACGTGTGTCAGAAGGAATACAACACATGCGCCAAGCTTCATCTTCACATCAACTCTCACCTGGGAAGGAAGGACTACACGTGTGATATCTGTGGGAAAAACTTTGCGAGAAAATCAG gtTTGAGACGCCATTTTGCCAAAGCTCATGCTTCTAACAAACCACACACTTTCGTAGTCGGAGGAACCTCGAATCCAGCCGAACTTGAGAAACATCTTATAGTAAGTGCCACAGATCCTGAAGTGGAAATATACGAACAGTATGAAATTTCTCTGGATTCAATTATACAgtga